The Actinoplanes sp. N902-109 genomic interval GCGCGGGGAGCCGGTGCCGCTGCCACGGGTACGCGCCGGGCTGATCGCCTGGCTCGACGCCGTCCGGACGGTCAGCTGGGCCCGTCGGGCAGCACGGCGACCATGAGGCACCCGTAGGCACCGTTCCGGCTGGACGCGGTGGAGATCTCGCTGGTGGCGGCGGGGATGGCCACGATTCTCCTGCCGTCAGCGCGCTCCGCGCGGGCCTTCGGGTCCGGCGGGAACGGACGTTACGCTTCGCTCGCCTTGCGGGCTCCGAGGGAGTCGCGGGCAGTGCTCGCCTCGGAAGGCTGGCGTGCATCGGAGGGCTCGCGTGCTTCGGAAGGCTGGCGTGCTTCGGAAGGCTCGCCTGCCTCGGTGGGTTCGCGGGTCTCGCGGGGGCGGACTCGGAGGTGGGCGCGTTCGCCCTGGGTGCCGAACAGGCTGAGAATCTCGACCGGCTCGGCGCCGGCGGCGCCGAACCAGTGCGGGGTACGGGTGTCGAACTCGGCCGCCTCGCCCGGGGTGAGCACCATGTCGTGCGTACCGAGGATCAGCCGCAACCGGCCGTTGAGCACGTAGATCCAGTCGTAGCCCTCGTGCCCCTGCGGCTGCGGGTCACCGTGCCGGCCGGGCAGGATGATCATCTTGAAAGCCTGGATGCCGCCGGGGCGACGGGTCAGCGGCAGCACCGTCATGCCGTGCATGGTCGCCGGGCGCAGGTGCACGCGCGGGTCACCGGTGGGCGGGGCGCCGACCATCTCGTCGAGTGTGACGCCGTAGGCGCGGGCGAGCGGGAGCAGCAGTTCGAGGGTTGGCCGGCGGGCACCGGACTCCAGCCGGGACAGCGTGCTCATCGAGATGCCGGTCCGCGTGCTCAGCTCCGCCAGCGTCAGCTCGCGGCGGCTGCGCAGCATCCGCAGCCGCGGGCCGACGGCCGCCAGCGCCTGGTCGAGGTCATCCATGCGGGCATCTTGCCATATCAGCAATAGCCCTTGCCGAAGCGGCATGGACATCGCATCGTGGAAGCATGAATGACGAACGTATGCAGGACGTAGTAGTGATCGGCGGCGGCGCGGCCGGCCTGAGCGGTGCCCTGATGCTGGCCCGGTCGCGACGGTCGGTGGTGGTGATCGACGCGGGCGCGCCGCGCAACGCACCCGCCGACGGGGTGCACGGCCTGCTCGGCCGGGAAGGCATGCCGCCGGCTGAGCTGCTGGCACGCGGTCGGCAGGAGGTCGAGACGTACGGCGGACACGTCCAGTCCGGCACCGTGGTCGACGTCCACCGGCTCGACGACGGGTTCGCGGTGCGGCTCGGCGACGGCAGCACGGTGCACGGCCGGCGGATCCTGGTCGCCAGCGGGCTGGCCGACGAGCTGCCCGACGTGCCCGGGCTGCGCGAACGGTGGGGACGCGACGTGGTGCACTGCCCGTACTGCCACGGGTGGGAGGTGCGCGACCGGGCGATCGGGGTGCTGGCGACCGGCCCGAACTCGGTGCACCAGGCGCTGCTGTTCCGGCAACTGAGCGCCGACGTCGTGTTCTTCGCCAACGGGACCGGCCAGGTGCCCGGCGCGGACATCGAGGTCGTCGAGGGCACGCTGGCCGGGCTGGCCGTCGCCGACGACCGCATCACCGGGGTGCGGCTGGCCGACGGCCGGGTGGTCCAGCGCGAGGTGGTGGCGGTGGCGACCCGGCTGGTGGCCCGTGTCGGCTTCCTGGCCGGTCTGGGCCTCAAGCCCGAGGAACACCCCTCGGGCATGGGCGAGCACATCGCGGCCGACGCCACCGGGCGTACCGGACAACCCGGGGTGTGGATCGCCGGCAACGCCACCGATCTGAGCGCCCAGGTCGGCGCGTCCGCGGCCGCGGGCGCACTCGCCGGCGCCCACATCAACGCCGACCTGGTCGCCGCAGGCATCTACTCGTCGCCCGTCGCAGCGGCGTAGGCCTGCTCGCCCTCCCGCGGCCCGTTTGCCGCCCGCGTGCGGCTTACTGGTCGCCCGCGGCTTACTCGTCGCCTTCCAAGTCGCCCTCGGTTTCCAGGTAGACCTGCTGCAGGGCGGCGAGCGTGGCCGGATCGGGGGCCGCCCAGAGCTTGCGCTCGGCCGCCTCGAGCAGCCGCTCGGTGATGCCGTGCAGGGCCCACGGGTTGGACTGGGTCATGAAC includes:
- a CDS encoding NAD(P)/FAD-dependent oxidoreductase, with amino-acid sequence MNDERMQDVVVIGGGAAGLSGALMLARSRRSVVVIDAGAPRNAPADGVHGLLGREGMPPAELLARGRQEVETYGGHVQSGTVVDVHRLDDGFAVRLGDGSTVHGRRILVASGLADELPDVPGLRERWGRDVVHCPYCHGWEVRDRAIGVLATGPNSVHQALLFRQLSADVVFFANGTGQVPGADIEVVEGTLAGLAVADDRITGVRLADGRVVQREVVAVATRLVARVGFLAGLGLKPEEHPSGMGEHIAADATGRTGQPGVWIAGNATDLSAQVGASAAAGALAGAHINADLVAAGIYSSPVAAA
- a CDS encoding helix-turn-helix domain-containing protein, encoding MDDLDQALAAVGPRLRMLRSRRELTLAELSTRTGISMSTLSRLESGARRPTLELLLPLARAYGVTLDEMVGAPPTGDPRVHLRPATMHGMTVLPLTRRPGGIQAFKMIILPGRHGDPQPQGHEGYDWIYVLNGRLRLILGTHDMVLTPGEAAEFDTRTPHWFGAAGAEPVEILSLFGTQGERAHLRVRPRETREPTEAGEPSEARQPSEAREPSDARQPSEASTARDSLGARKASEA